In Escherichia ruysiae, a genomic segment contains:
- the rpnA gene encoding recombination-promoting nuclease RpnA, with protein sequence MSKKQSSTPHDALFKLFLRQPDTARDFLAFHLPAPIHALCDMKTLKLESSSFIDDDLRESYSDVLWSVKTEQGPGYIYCLIEHQSTSNRLIAFRMMRYAIAAMQNHLDAGYKTLPMVVPLLFYHGIESPYPYSLCWLDCFADPKLARQIYASAFPLIDVTVMPDDEIIQHRRMALLELIQKHIRQRDLMGLVEQMACLLSSGYANDRQIKGLFNYILQTGDAVRFNDFIDGVAERSPKHKESLVTIAERLRQEGFQNGIRTNALNIAKTMLDAGVSLEDVLRFTSLTVEDLAEIDHQ encoded by the coding sequence ATGAGCAAAAAACAGAGTTCCACCCCACACGATGCGCTGTTCAAACTCTTTTTACGCCAACCGGACACGGCACGCGATTTTCTTGCGTTCCATTTACCGGCACCCATCCACGCGCTCTGTGATATGAAAACCCTCAAGCTGGAGTCGAGCAGCTTTATCGATGACGATCTGCGTGAAAGCTATTCCGACGTGCTGTGGTCGGTGAAAACGGAGCAAGGGCCAGGATATATCTATTGCCTGATTGAACATCAAAGCACCTCAAACAGACTGATCGCATTTCGCATGATGCGTTATGCCATTGCCGCAATGCAAAACCACCTTGATGCAGGATACAAAACGTTGCCGATGGTCGTACCGTTGTTGTTTTACCACGGCATTGAAAGCCCCTATCCCTATTCGCTGTGTTGGCTGGATTGTTTCGCCGATCCCAAACTGGCAAGGCAGATTTATGCCTCGGCATTTCCGCTGATTGATGTCACCGTCATGCCTGATGATGAAATCATACAGCACCGACGCATGGCGCTGCTGGAGTTAATTCAAAAACATATTCGTCAACGCGACCTGATGGGGCTGGTAGAGCAAATGGCTTGCTTATTAAGTAGTGGGTACGCTAATGACAGACAAATCAAAGGGCTGTTTAATTACATACTACAAACTGGCGATGCGGTACGTTTTAACGATTTTATCGACGGCGTTGCCGAACGTTCACCGAAACACAAGGAGAGTTTAGTGACTATTGCGGAAAGATTGCGGCAGGAAGGGTTTCAGAACGGTATACGTACCAACGCCCTAAATATTGCCAAAACCATGCTGGATGCCGGAGTCTCTCTTGAGGACGTTCTGCGATTTACCAGCCTGACGGTTGAAGACCTTGCTGAAATAGATCATCAATAA
- the feoC gene encoding [Fe-S]-dependent transcriptional repressor FeoC — translation MASLIQVRDLLALRGRMEATQISQTLNTPQPMINAMLQQLENMGKAVRIQEEPDGCLSGSCKSCPEGKACLREWWMLR, via the coding sequence ATGGCTTCGCTCATTCAGGTGCGTGATTTGCTGGCGTTACGGGGTCGTATGGAAGCAACCCAGATCAGCCAGACGCTGAACACCCCGCAGCCGATGATTAACGCTATGCTGCAACAGCTGGAAAATATGGGCAAAGCGGTACGGATTCAGGAAGAACCTGATGGCTGCCTCTCTGGCAGTTGTAAAAGCTGCCCGGAAGGAAAAGCCTGTCTGCGTGAGTGGTGGATGCTGCGTTAA
- the feoB gene encoding Fe(2+) transporter permease subunit FeoB: MKKLTIGLIGNPNSGKTTLFNQLTGARQRVGNWAGVTVERKEGQFSTTDHQVTLVDLPGTYSLTTISSQTSLDEQIACHYILSGDADLLINVVDASNLERNLYLTLQLLELGIPCIVALNMLDIAEKQNIRIEIDALSARLGCPVIPLVSTRGRGIEALKLAVDRYKANENVELVHYAQPLINEADALAKVMPSDIPLKHRRWLGLQMLEGDIYSRAYAGEASQHLDAALARLRNEMDDPALHIADARYQCIAAICDVVSNTLTAEPSRFTTAVDKIVLNRFLGLPIFLFVMYLMFLLAINIGGALQPLFDVGSVALFVHGIQWIGYTLHFPDWLTIFLAQGLGGGINTVLPLVPQIGMMYLFLSFLEDSGYMARAAFVMDRLMQALGLPGKSFVPLIVGFGCNVPSVMGARTLDAPRERLMTIMMAPFMSCGARLAIFAVFAAAFFGQNGALAVFSLYVIGIVMAVLTGLMLKYTIMRGEATPFVMELPVYHVPHIKSLIIQTWQRLKGFVLRAGKVIIIVSIFLSAFNSFSLSGKIVDNINDSALASVSRVITPVFKPIGVHEDNWQATVGLFTGAMAKEVVVGTLNTLYTAENIQDEEFNPAEFNLGEELFSAVDETWQSLKDTFSLSVLMNPIEASKGDGEMGTGAMGVMDEKFGSAAAAYSYLIFVLLYVPCISVMGAIARESSRGWMGFSILWGLNIAYSLATLFYQVASYSQHPTYSLVCILAVVLFNIVVIGLLRRARSRVDIELLASRKTVSSCCAASTTGDCH, translated from the coding sequence ATGAAAAAATTAACCATTGGCTTAATTGGTAATCCAAATTCTGGCAAGACAACCTTATTTAACCAGCTCACCGGCGCACGTCAGCGTGTAGGAAACTGGGCTGGCGTTACCGTCGAACGTAAAGAGGGTCAGTTCTCCACCACCGATCATCAGGTCACCCTGGTTGACCTGCCCGGCACCTATTCTCTGACTACCATCTCATCGCAAACTTCGCTTGATGAGCAAATCGCCTGTCACTACATTTTGAGTGGCGACGCCGATCTGCTGATTAACGTGGTGGATGCGTCTAACCTTGAGCGTAACCTGTACCTGACGCTGCAACTGCTGGAACTCGGCATTCCCTGCATCGTGGCACTGAACATGCTCGACATTGCCGAGAAGCAAAATATTCGTATTGAAATTGATGCTCTGTCGGCGCGTCTTGGCTGCCCGGTGATCCCGCTGGTTTCCACGCGTGGTCGCGGTATCGAAGCCCTCAAACTGGCGGTCGATCGCTATAAAGCTAACGAGAACGTGGAACTGGTGCATTACGCCCAGCCGCTCATCAATGAAGCCGACGCGCTGGCAAAAGTAATGCCCTCTGACATCCCGCTGAAACATCGCCGCTGGCTGGGTCTGCAAATGTTGGAAGGCGATATCTACAGCCGCGCCTACGCCGGTGAAGCGTCGCAGCATCTGGATGCAGCCCTCGCCCGTCTGCGTAATGAGATGGACGATCCGGCGCTGCACATTGCCGATGCGCGTTACCAGTGTATTGCTGCCATCTGCGATGTGGTGAGCAATACCCTGACGGCAGAACCCAGCCGTTTCACCACGGCAGTAGATAAAATCGTGCTCAACCGATTCCTCGGTCTGCCAATTTTCCTCTTTGTGATGTATCTGATGTTCCTGCTGGCTATCAACATCGGCGGGGCGTTACAGCCGCTGTTTGACGTCGGTTCCGTGGCACTCTTTGTGCATGGTATTCAGTGGATTGGCTACACGCTCCACTTCCCTGACTGGCTGACTATCTTCCTCGCCCAGGGGCTGGGTGGCGGTATTAACACCGTTCTGCCACTGGTGCCGCAGATCGGCATGATGTACCTGTTCCTCTCCTTCCTCGAGGACTCCGGGTATATGGCGAGAGCGGCATTTGTGATGGACCGTCTGATGCAAGCGTTGGGTCTGCCAGGGAAATCCTTTGTGCCGTTGATCGTTGGCTTCGGTTGTAACGTACCGTCGGTGATGGGTGCGCGCACTCTTGATGCTCCGCGTGAACGTCTGATGACTATCATGATGGCGCCATTTATGTCCTGCGGTGCTCGTCTGGCAATCTTCGCAGTATTTGCTGCCGCGTTCTTCGGGCAGAATGGCGCGCTGGCTGTGTTCTCACTGTATGTCATCGGTATTGTGATGGCGGTACTGACGGGTCTGATGCTCAAATACACCATTATGCGCGGTGAAGCGACGCCGTTTGTCATGGAGCTACCGGTCTATCACGTACCACACATTAAGAGTCTGATTATCCAGACCTGGCAGCGTTTGAAAGGCTTCGTTCTGCGCGCCGGTAAAGTGATTATCATCGTCAGCATTTTCCTGAGCGCATTCAACAGCTTCTCGCTGAGTGGGAAAATCGTCGATAACATCAACGACTCGGCGCTGGCCTCTGTCAGCCGCGTGATCACTCCAGTCTTCAAGCCGATTGGCGTGCATGAAGATAACTGGCAGGCAACGGTTGGACTGTTTACTGGCGCAATGGCGAAAGAAGTGGTGGTGGGTACTCTCAACACCCTCTATACCGCAGAAAACATTCAGGACGAAGAGTTCAATCCGGCGGAATTTAACCTCGGTGAAGAGCTGTTCAGCGCGGTAGATGAAACCTGGCAGAGCCTGAAAGACACCTTCAGCCTTAGCGTACTGATGAACCCAATTGAAGCCAGCAAAGGCGACGGCGAAATGGGTACTGGGGCAATGGGCGTGATGGATGAGAAATTCGGTAGCGCGGCGGCTGCTTACAGCTATCTGATATTCGTCCTGCTGTATGTACCTTGCATTTCGGTGATGGGTGCCATTGCCCGTGAATCAAGCCGTGGCTGGATGGGCTTCTCCATCCTGTGGGGGCTGAATATCGCTTACTCGCTGGCAACATTGTTCTATCAGGTCGCCAGCTACAGCCAGCACCCAACTTACAGCCTGGTGTGCATTCTGGCGGTTGTCCTGTTTAACATCGTGGTTATTGGCCTGCTGCGCCGCGCGCGTAGTCGAGTCGATATCGAACTACTGGCAAGCCGCAAAACGGTAAGCAGTTGCTGCGCAGCCAGCACCACTGGCGATTGCCACTAA
- the feoA gene encoding ferrous iron transporter A, translating into MQYTPDTAWKITGFSREISPAYRQKLLSLGMLPGSSFNVVRVAPLGDPIHIETRRVSLVLRKKDLALLEVEAVSC; encoded by the coding sequence ATGCAATACACTCCAGATACTGCGTGGAAAATCACTGGCTTTTCCCGTGAAATCAGCCCGGCATATCGTCAGAAGCTGCTTTCTCTTGGCATGTTACCTGGCTCCTCTTTTAATGTGGTGCGCGTCGCTCCACTCGGTGATCCCATTCATATCGAAACTCGCCGTGTGAGCCTGGTATTACGCAAAAAAGATCTGGCCTTATTAGAAGTGGAAGCGGTTTCCTGTTAA
- a CDS encoding Tex family protein, whose translation MMNDSFCRIIAGEIQARPEQVEAAVRLLDEGNTVPFIARYRKEITGGLDDTQLRNLETRLSYLRELEERRQAILKSISEQGKLTDELANAINATLSKTELEDLYLPYKPKRRTRGQIAIEAGLEPLADLLWNDPSHTPEVAAAQYVDADKGVADTKAALDGARYILMERFAEDAALLAKVRDYLWKNAHLVSTVVSGKEEEGAKFRDYFDHHEPLSTVPSHRALAMFRGRNEGILQLSLNADPQFDEPPKESYCEQIIMDHLGLRLNNAPADSWRKGVVSWTWRIKVLMHLETELMGTVRERAEDEAINVFARNLHDLLMAAPAGLRATMGLDPGLRTGVKVAVVDATGKLVATDTIYPHTGQAAKAAMTVAALCEKHNVELVAIGNGTASRETERFYLDVQKQFPKVTAQKVIVSEAGASVYSASELAAQEFPELDVSLRGAVSIARRLQDPLAELVKIDPKSIGVGQYQHDVSQSQLARKLDAVVEDCVNAVGVDLNTASVPLLTRVAGLTRMMAQNIVAWRDENGQFQNRQQLLKVSRLGPKAFEQCAGFLRINHGDNPLDASTVHPEAYPVVERILAATQQALKDLMGNSSELRNLKASDFTDEKFGVPTVTDIIKELEKPGRDPRPEFKTAQFADGVETMNDLQPGMILEGAVTNVTNFGAFVDIGVHQDGLVHISSLSNKFVEDPHTVVKAGDIVKVKVLEVDLQRKRIALTMRLDEQPGETNARRGSGNDRPQNNRPAAKPRGREAQTAGNSAMMDALAAAMGKKR comes from the coding sequence ATGATGAATGATTCGTTCTGCCGCATTATTGCGGGTGAAATTCAGGCGCGCCCGGAACAGGTTGAAGCCGCCGTTCGCCTGCTTGACGAAGGGAATACCGTGCCGTTTATCGCACGTTATCGTAAGGAAATCACCGGCGGTCTGGATGACACGCAGTTGCGTAATCTGGAAACGCGTCTGAGCTACCTGCGCGAGCTGGAAGAGAGACGTCAGGCGATCCTCAAGTCCATTTCTGAGCAAGGTAAACTCACCGATGAGCTGGCGAATGCCATCAACGCCACCTTAAGCAAAACCGAACTCGAAGACCTCTATCTGCCCTACAAACCTAAACGTCGCACCCGTGGGCAAATCGCCATTGAAGCAGGTCTTGAGCCGTTGGCTGACCTGCTGTGGAACGATCCGTCACATACGCCGGAAGTCGCCGCCGCACAATATGTTGATGCCGATAAAGGCGTGGCAGATACCAAAGCCGCGCTGGACGGCGCGCGCTACATTCTGATGGAACGTTTTGCCGAAGATGCCGCTCTCCTGGCGAAAGTCCGTGATTATCTGTGGAAGAACGCGCATTTGGTTTCTACGGTGGTGAGCGGTAAAGAAGAGGAAGGGGCGAAATTCCGCGACTATTTCGATCATCACGAACCGCTGTCAACGGTGCCTTCTCACCGCGCACTGGCGATGTTCCGTGGTCGTAACGAAGGCATACTCCAGCTTTCGCTGAATGCCGATCCACAGTTCGATGAGCCGCCGAAAGAGAGCTATTGCGAGCAAATCATCATGGATCATCTCGGCCTGCGCCTGAACAATGCCCCGGCGGATAGCTGGCGTAAAGGCGTGGTGAGCTGGACGTGGCGCATCAAGGTACTGATGCACCTGGAAACCGAACTGATGGGCACCGTGCGCGAACGTGCGGAAGATGAAGCGATTAACGTCTTTGCCCGTAACCTGCACGATCTGCTGATGGCTGCCCCCGCTGGACTGCGTGCGACGATGGGGCTCGATCCGGGTCTGCGCACCGGGGTAAAAGTCGCGGTGGTCGATGCAACCGGCAAACTGGTGGCGACCGACACCATTTATCCGCACACCGGGCAAGCCGCAAAAGCAGCGATGACCGTTGCTGCGCTGTGTGAAAAACATAACGTTGAACTGGTAGCAATTGGTAACGGTACGGCTTCCCGCGAAACCGAGCGTTTCTATCTCGACGTACAGAAGCAGTTCCCGAAAGTAACGGCGCAGAAAGTGATCGTCAGCGAAGCAGGCGCATCGGTTTACTCGGCTTCCGAGCTGGCAGCGCAGGAGTTCCCGGAGCTCGATGTTTCGCTGCGTGGCGCAGTGTCTATCGCCCGTCGTTTGCAGGATCCGCTGGCAGAACTGGTGAAAATCGATCCGAAATCTATCGGCGTGGGTCAGTATCAGCATGATGTTAGCCAGTCGCAGCTGGCTCGCAAACTGGACGCAGTGGTGGAAGACTGCGTTAACGCCGTTGGCGTTGATCTCAACACCGCTTCCGTTCCGCTGTTAACCCGCGTGGCGGGCCTGACGCGCATGATGGCGCAAAACATAGTTGCCTGGCGTGACGAGAACGGTCAGTTCCAGAACCGTCAGCAACTGTTAAAAGTGAGCCGCTTGGGGCCAAAAGCCTTTGAGCAGTGCGCGGGCTTCCTGCGTATTAACCACGGTGATAACCCGCTTGACGCTTCTACCGTTCACCCGGAAGCCTATCCGGTGGTTGAACGTATTCTGGCGGCAACACAGCAGGCGCTGAAAGATCTGATGGGTAACAGCAGCGAACTGCGTAACCTGAAAGCCTCTGACTTTACCGATGAGAAATTCGGTGTGCCGACGGTAACCGACATCATCAAAGAGCTGGAAAAACCGGGCCGCGACCCGCGTCCGGAATTTAAAACCGCTCAGTTTGCCGATGGCGTCGAGACAATGAACGATCTGCAACCGGGCATGATCCTCGAAGGCGCAGTCACCAACGTCACTAACTTTGGCGCGTTTGTCGATATCGGGGTGCATCAGGACGGCCTGGTTCACATCTCTTCATTGTCGAACAAGTTTGTGGAAGATCCGCATACCGTGGTGAAAGCGGGCGACATTGTGAAGGTGAAAGTGCTGGAAGTCGATCTTCAGCGTAAACGTATCGCCCTGACCATGCGTCTGGACGAGCAGCCAGGTGAAACCAACGCCCGTCGCGGCAGCGGTAACGATCGCCCGCAAAACAACCGCCCGGCAGCCAAACCGCGCGGTCGTGAAGCGCAGACAGCCGGTAACAGTGCGATGATGGATGCGCTGGCAGCGGCAATGGGTAAAAAGCGTTAA
- the greB gene encoding transcription elongation factor GreB, with amino-acid sequence MKTPLVTREGYEKLKQELNYLWREERPEVTKKVTWAASLGDRSENADYQYNKKRLREIDRRVRYLTKCMENLKIVDYSPQQEGKVFFGAWVEIENDDGVTHRFRIVGYDEIFGRKDYISIDSPMARALLKKEVGDLAVVNTPAGEASWYVNAIEYVKP; translated from the coding sequence ATGAAAACGCCCCTGGTTACCCGGGAAGGGTATGAAAAACTCAAACAAGAGCTAAATTACCTCTGGCGTGAAGAACGCCCGGAGGTCACAAAAAAGGTGACCTGGGCTGCAAGTCTGGGCGACCGCAGTGAAAATGCTGACTATCAGTATAATAAAAAGCGCCTGCGTGAAATCGACCGTCGCGTGCGCTATCTCACTAAATGCATGGAAAATCTCAAAATCGTCGATTATTCCCCGCAGCAGGAAGGCAAGGTCTTCTTTGGCGCTTGGGTAGAGATTGAAAACGACGATGGCGTGACTCACCGTTTTAGAATTGTCGGCTACGATGAAATTTTTGGTCGTAAAGATTACATCTCTATCGATTCCCCGATGGCTCGCGCATTGCTGAAAAAAGAAGTGGGCGATCTGGCGGTGGTGAATACGCCTGCCGGGGAAGCGAGCTGGTATGTTAATGCCATCGAGTACGTGAAACCGTAA
- the ompR gene encoding osmolarity response regulator transcription factor OmpR, protein MQENYKILVVDDDMRLRALLERYLTEQGFQVRSVANAEQMDRLLTRESFHLMVLDLMLPGEDGLSICRRLRSQSNPMPIIMVTAKGEEVDRIVGLEIGADDYIPKPFNPRELLARIRAVLRRQANELPGAPSQEEAVIAFGKFKLNLGTREMFREDEPMPLTSGEFAVLKALVSHPREPLSRDKLMNLARGREYSAMERSIDVQISRLRRMVEEDPAHPRYIQTVWGLGYVFVPDGSKA, encoded by the coding sequence ATGCAAGAGAACTACAAGATTCTGGTGGTCGATGACGACATGCGCCTGCGCGCGCTGCTGGAGCGTTATCTCACCGAACAAGGCTTCCAGGTTCGAAGCGTCGCTAATGCAGAACAGATGGATCGCCTGCTGACTCGTGAATCTTTCCATCTTATGGTACTGGATTTGATGTTACCTGGTGAAGATGGCTTGTCGATTTGCCGACGTCTTCGTAGCCAGAGTAACCCGATGCCGATCATTATGGTGACGGCGAAAGGGGAAGAAGTAGACCGTATCGTTGGCCTGGAGATTGGCGCTGACGACTATATTCCAAAACCGTTTAACCCGCGCGAGCTGCTGGCTCGTATTCGTGCAGTGCTGCGTCGTCAGGCGAACGAACTGCCGGGCGCGCCGTCACAGGAAGAAGCAGTAATTGCTTTTGGTAAGTTCAAACTAAACCTCGGTACGCGTGAAATGTTCCGCGAAGATGAGCCGATGCCGCTCACCAGCGGTGAATTTGCGGTACTGAAGGCGCTGGTCAGCCATCCGCGTGAGCCGCTGTCCCGCGATAAGCTGATGAACCTTGCCCGTGGCCGTGAATATTCTGCAATGGAACGCTCCATCGACGTGCAGATCTCGCGTCTGCGCCGCATGGTGGAAGAAGATCCGGCACATCCACGTTACATTCAGACCGTCTGGGGTCTGGGCTACGTCTTCGTGCCGGACGGTTCTAAAGCATGA
- the envZ gene encoding two-component system sensor histidine kinase EnvZ, whose amino-acid sequence MRRLRFSPRSSFARTLLLIVTLLFVSLVTTYLVVLNFAILPSLQQFNKVLAYEVRMLMTDKLQLEDGTQLVVPPAFRREIYRELGISLYSNEAAEEAGLRWAQHYEFLSHQMAQQLGGPTEVRVEVNKSSPVVWLKTWLSPNIWVRVPLTEIHQGDFSPLFRYTLAIMLLAIGGAWLFIRIQNRPLVDLEHAALQVGKGIIPPPLREYGASEVRSVTRAFNHMAAGVKQLADDRTLLMAGVSHDLRTPLTRIRLATEMMSEQDGYLAESINKDIEECNAIIEQFIDYLRTGQEMPMELADLNAVLGEVIAAESGYEREIDTALEPGSIEVKMHPLSIKRAVANMVVNAARYGNGWIKVSSGTEPNRAWFQVEDDGPGIEPEQRKHLFQPFVRGDSARTISGTGLGLAIVQRIIDNHNGMLELGTSERGGLSIRAWLPLPVTRAQGATKEG is encoded by the coding sequence ATGAGGCGATTGCGCTTCTCGCCACGAAGTTCATTTGCCCGCACGTTATTGCTCATCGTCACCTTGCTGTTTGTCAGCCTGGTGACGACTTATCTGGTGGTGCTGAACTTCGCGATTTTGCCGAGCCTCCAGCAGTTTAATAAAGTCCTCGCTTACGAAGTGCGTATGCTGATGACCGACAAACTGCAACTGGAGGACGGCACGCAGTTGGTTGTGCCTCCCGCTTTCCGTCGGGAGATCTACCGTGAGCTGGGGATCTCTCTCTACTCCAACGAGGCTGCTGAAGAGGCCGGGCTGCGTTGGGCGCAACACTACGAATTCTTAAGCCATCAGATGGCGCAGCAGCTTGGCGGCCCGACGGAAGTCCGCGTCGAGGTCAACAAAAGTTCGCCTGTCGTCTGGCTGAAAACCTGGCTGTCGCCCAATATCTGGGTACGTGTGCCGCTGACCGAAATTCATCAGGGCGATTTCTCCCCGCTGTTCCGCTATACGCTGGCGATAATGCTGTTAGCAATAGGCGGCGCGTGGCTATTTATTCGTATTCAGAACCGACCCTTAGTCGATCTCGAACATGCTGCTTTGCAGGTGGGTAAGGGGATTATTCCGCCGCCGCTGCGTGAATATGGCGCTTCGGAGGTGCGTTCGGTTACCCGCGCCTTCAACCATATGGCGGCAGGCGTTAAGCAACTGGCAGATGACCGCACATTGCTGATGGCAGGGGTAAGCCACGACCTGCGCACGCCGCTGACGCGTATTCGCCTGGCGACTGAGATGATGAGCGAGCAGGATGGCTACCTGGCAGAATCGATCAATAAAGATATCGAAGAGTGCAACGCCATCATTGAGCAATTTATCGACTACCTGCGCACCGGGCAGGAGATGCCGATGGAACTGGCGGATCTTAACGCTGTGCTTGGTGAGGTGATTGCCGCCGAAAGTGGCTATGAGCGGGAAATTGATACCGCGCTTGAGCCGGGCAGCATTGAGGTGAAAATGCACCCTCTGTCGATCAAACGCGCGGTGGCGAATATGGTAGTGAACGCCGCCCGCTACGGCAATGGCTGGATTAAAGTCAGCAGTGGAACGGAGCCGAATCGCGCCTGGTTCCAAGTGGAAGATGACGGCCCAGGGATTGAACCGGAGCAGCGTAAGCACCTGTTCCAGCCGTTTGTCCGTGGTGACAGTGCGCGCACTATCAGTGGCACTGGCTTAGGGCTGGCGATTGTGCAGCGGATTATCGATAACCATAACGGGATGCTGGAACTTGGCACCAGCGAGCGGGGCGGGCTTTCCATTCGCGCCTGGCTGCCATTGCCGGTAACGCGGGCGCAGGGTGCGACAAAAGAAGGGTAA
- the pckA gene encoding phosphoenolpyruvate carboxykinase (ATP), whose product MRVNNGLTPQELEAYGISDVHDIVYNPSYDLLYQEELDPSLTGYERGVLTNLGAVAVDTGIFTGRSPKDKYIVRDDTTRDTFWWADKGKGKNDNKPLSPETWQHLKGLVTKQLSGKRLFVVDAFCGANPDTRLSVRFITEVAWQAHFVKNMFIRPSDEELAGFKPDFIVMNGAKCTNPQWKEQGLNSENFVAFNLTERMQLIGGTWYGGEMKKGMFSMMNYLLPLKGIASMHCSANVGEKGDVAVFFGLSGTGKTTLSTDPKRRLIGDDEHGWDDDGVFNFEGGCYAKTIKLSKEAEPEIYNAIRRDALLENVTVREDGTIDFDDGSKTENTRVSYPIYHIENIVKPVSKAGHATKVIFLTADAFGVLPPVSRLTADQTQYHFLSGFTAKLAGTERGITEPTPTFSACFGAAFLSLHPTQYAEVLVKRMQAAGAQAYLVNTGWNGTGKRISIKDTRAIIDAILNGSLDNAETFTLPMFNLAIPTELPGVDTKILDPRNTYASPEQWQEKAETLAKLFIDNFDKYTDTPAGAALVAAGPKL is encoded by the coding sequence ATGCGCGTTAACAATGGTTTGACCCCGCAAGAACTCGAGGCTTATGGTATCAGTGACGTACATGATATCGTTTACAACCCAAGCTACGACCTGCTGTATCAGGAAGAGCTCGATCCGAGCCTGACCGGTTATGAGCGCGGGGTGTTAACTAATCTGGGCGCCGTTGCCGTCGATACCGGAATCTTCACCGGCCGTTCACCAAAAGATAAGTATATCGTCCGTGACGATACCACTCGCGATACCTTCTGGTGGGCAGACAAAGGCAAAGGTAAGAACGACAACAAACCTCTCTCCCCTGAAACCTGGCAACATCTGAAAGGCCTGGTAACCAAACAGCTTTCCGGCAAACGTCTGTTCGTTGTAGACGCATTCTGTGGCGCTAACCCGGATACTCGTCTTTCCGTCCGGTTCATCACCGAAGTGGCCTGGCAGGCGCATTTCGTCAAGAACATGTTTATTCGCCCGAGCGATGAAGAGCTGGCAGGTTTCAAACCAGACTTTATCGTTATGAACGGCGCGAAGTGCACTAACCCGCAGTGGAAAGAACAGGGTCTGAACTCTGAAAACTTCGTCGCGTTTAACCTGACTGAGCGTATGCAGTTAATTGGCGGCACCTGGTACGGCGGCGAAATGAAGAAAGGGATGTTCTCGATGATGAACTACCTGCTGCCGCTGAAAGGCATTGCCTCCATGCACTGCTCCGCCAACGTTGGCGAGAAAGGCGACGTTGCAGTGTTCTTCGGCCTTTCTGGCACGGGTAAAACCACCCTTTCCACCGACCCGAAACGCCGTCTGATTGGCGATGACGAACACGGCTGGGACGATGACGGCGTGTTTAACTTCGAAGGCGGCTGCTACGCGAAAACCATCAAGCTGTCGAAAGAAGCGGAACCCGAAATCTACAACGCTATCCGTCGCGATGCGCTGCTGGAAAACGTCACCGTGCGTGAAGATGGCACTATCGACTTTGACGATGGTTCAAAAACCGAGAACACCCGCGTTTCTTATCCGATCTATCACATCGAAAACATCGTTAAGCCGGTCTCCAAAGCAGGCCACGCAACTAAAGTTATCTTCCTGACCGCAGATGCTTTCGGCGTATTGCCGCCGGTTTCTCGTCTGACTGCCGATCAAACTCAGTACCACTTCCTCTCTGGCTTCACCGCCAAACTGGCCGGTACTGAACGCGGCATCACCGAACCGACGCCAACCTTCTCCGCCTGCTTCGGCGCGGCGTTCCTGTCGCTGCACCCGACTCAGTACGCAGAAGTGCTGGTGAAACGTATGCAGGCGGCGGGCGCGCAGGCGTATCTGGTTAACACCGGCTGGAACGGCACTGGCAAACGTATCTCCATTAAAGATACCCGCGCCATTATCGACGCTATTCTGAATGGTTCGCTGGATAACGCAGAAACCTTCACTCTGCCGATGTTTAACCTGGCGATCCCGACAGAACTGCCGGGCGTTGACACTAAGATCCTTGATCCGCGTAACACCTACGCTTCTCCGGAACAGTGGCAGGAAAAAGCCGAAACCCTGGCGAAACTGTTTATCGACAACTTCGATAAATACACCGACACCCCAGCGGGTGCCGCGCTGGTAGCGGCTGGTCCGAAACTGTAA